A DNA window from Haliovirga abyssi contains the following coding sequences:
- a CDS encoding PG0541 family transporter-associated protein — translation MYKGIRIVYDSVIEDRILKILKSENIEKYIKFPKLEGVWGKELRHLNSHIWPGTDGIIFLMLPEEKSVTVLDKFRNFKKKLEIDVPFMIVVSPIEEII, via the coding sequence ATGTATAAAGGAATAAGAATAGTGTATGATTCAGTAATAGAAGATAGAATATTAAAAATATTAAAAAGTGAAAATATAGAAAAATATATAAAATTTCCTAAACTTGAAGGAGTTTGGGGAAAAGAATTAAGACATTTAAATTCTCATATATGGCCTGGTACAGATGGAATAATTTTTTTAATGTTACCAGAAGAAAAATCTGTAACTGTGTTAGATAAATTTAGAAACTTTAAGAAAAAATTGGAGATAGATGTTCCGTTTATGATAGTAGTATCGCCAATAGAAGAGATAATATAA
- a CDS encoding efflux RND transporter periplasmic adaptor subunit: MKNIKKILIGVMAINLLFVYGCGKNAKKEGVKTEKIVVVRTVELKKMELSKRIEVGAEAKPFKEVVQITETGGDVKKVDTINGRWVKEGETIVELENTQIEASYMQAKAAYLNAKANYERTEKFAKDQLLNRLAQARFALTSAKMNLEKVTKGARQEDLDRATYGVETAKKNYEVMKSTYEKNKKLYEKKLISEQAFLNIENGYKSSENGYKSAKKGLELLKKGAQVEDRNTLKEAVKNAEDGYNLTKKMVDGKSWKYDIQAAKSGYIQAEAMYKLAKKNYNDLTVKAKISGVVINLDLKEKNRVNPMTPLFRIVNNDDMVLEVGLAESEIEGVQKFNKVRVKVKAVNSEYEGQVYEINPAADPKTKKFKVKIKFKNVGHKIKKGMFANAIILAGKHEALVVPKAATVVENLSTYIFKEEENRAEKIKVKLGDSNDRYQEIISDNISEGDKIIVEGQFILNDKDKVKEVK; this comes from the coding sequence ATGAAGAATATAAAGAAAATTTTAATTGGAGTAATGGCTATAAATCTATTATTTGTATATGGATGTGGGAAAAATGCAAAAAAAGAAGGGGTGAAAACAGAAAAAATAGTAGTTGTGAGAACAGTGGAATTGAAAAAAATGGAGCTATCTAAAAGAATAGAGGTTGGAGCAGAAGCGAAACCATTTAAAGAGGTAGTTCAAATAACAGAAACAGGTGGAGATGTAAAAAAAGTAGATACAATAAATGGAAGATGGGTAAAAGAGGGGGAAACAATTGTAGAACTTGAAAATACTCAAATAGAAGCCAGTTACATGCAAGCAAAAGCAGCATATTTAAATGCAAAAGCAAACTATGAAAGAACAGAAAAATTTGCAAAAGATCAGCTTTTAAATAGATTAGCACAAGCTAGATTTGCACTTACATCTGCAAAAATGAATTTAGAGAAAGTAACTAAAGGGGCGAGACAAGAGGATTTGGATAGAGCTACATATGGAGTAGAAACAGCTAAAAAAAATTATGAAGTGATGAAATCAACTTATGAAAAAAATAAAAAATTATATGAAAAAAAATTGATTTCAGAACAAGCATTTTTAAATATAGAAAATGGTTATAAGTCATCTGAAAATGGATATAAATCAGCAAAAAAAGGGTTAGAACTGTTAAAAAAGGGAGCTCAAGTAGAAGATAGAAATACATTGAAAGAAGCAGTAAAAAATGCAGAAGATGGATATAATTTAACAAAAAAAATGGTAGATGGCAAGTCATGGAAATATGATATTCAAGCAGCAAAATCAGGATATATTCAAGCAGAAGCAATGTATAAATTAGCCAAAAAAAATTATAATGATTTAACTGTAAAAGCTAAAATATCAGGAGTTGTTATAAATCTTGATCTAAAAGAGAAAAATAGAGTTAATCCAATGACACCATTGTTTAGAATTGTTAATAATGATGATATGGTGCTAGAGGTTGGATTGGCGGAAAGTGAAATAGAAGGCGTTCAAAAATTTAATAAAGTAAGAGTGAAAGTTAAAGCTGTAAACAGCGAGTATGAAGGTCAAGTGTATGAGATAAATCCAGCAGCAGACCCTAAAACTAAAAAATTTAAAGTAAAAATTAAATTTAAAAATGTAGGACATAAAATAAAAAAGGGTATGTTTGCAAATGCTATAATTTTAGCAGGAAAACATGAAGCCTTAGTAGTTCCAAAAGCAGCAACAGTAGTAGAAAATTTATCTACTTACATATTTAAGGAAGAGGAGAATAGAGCTGAAAAAATTAAAGTTAAACTAGGAGACTCAAATGATAGATATCAAGAGATTATCTCTGATAATATTTCAGAAGGAGACAAAATAATAGTAGAAGGACAATTTATATTAAATGACAAAGACAAGGTGAAAGAGGTGAAATAG
- the metX gene encoding homoserine O-acetyltransferase MetX gives MKNLTGKQLREEKFPPNLPETINLKHGKFTFATGNSEFPLLKLESGMKFGPITLDYETYGTLNKNKDNAILICHALTGNSHVAGRLDKDSETGWWDPIIGPGRPLDTNKYFIVCSNILGGCSGSTGPNSINPETKEPYAMKFPTITIKDMVETQKILLEKHFGIYHLKSVIGGSIGGMQALQWGVTYPDFMDKLVVIAATSKLSPQSIAFNKIGRHAIMIDPKWNGGNYYKEKRLLDGLALARMVAHITYLSDEAMQIKFGRKHANITEYFDFDEKFEVENYLDHQGYKFVKKFDANSYLYLSKAMDLFDISRDFNSLEDALDNIKAKEILIMSFTSDWLFPSYQSQEMSNILKEKEKNVEYHEINTYSGHDSFLIEYDKINPIIDNFINKD, from the coding sequence ATGAAAAATTTAACTGGAAAACAATTGAGAGAAGAGAAATTTCCTCCTAATTTACCTGAAACTATAAATTTAAAACATGGAAAATTTACATTCGCTACAGGCAATAGCGAATTTCCTCTTTTAAAACTAGAATCTGGAATGAAATTCGGGCCCATAACACTTGATTACGAAACTTATGGTACCCTTAACAAAAATAAAGATAATGCAATTTTAATCTGTCATGCTCTAACTGGAAATTCTCATGTAGCAGGCAGATTGGATAAAGATTCTGAAACAGGTTGGTGGGATCCTATTATAGGTCCAGGAAGACCATTAGATACTAACAAATATTTTATTGTTTGTTCTAATATTTTAGGTGGTTGTAGTGGGTCTACAGGCCCAAATTCTATAAATCCTGAAACAAAAGAACCATACGCAATGAAATTTCCTACAATAACAATAAAAGATATGGTAGAAACTCAAAAAATTCTTTTGGAAAAACATTTTGGAATCTACCATCTAAAATCTGTAATTGGTGGTTCTATTGGAGGAATGCAGGCATTACAATGGGGTGTTACATATCCTGATTTTATGGATAAACTAGTTGTTATTGCTGCTACTAGTAAGCTCTCTCCACAATCTATAGCTTTTAATAAAATTGGAAGGCATGCTATTATGATTGATCCCAAATGGAATGGTGGTAATTATTATAAGGAAAAGCGACTATTAGACGGCCTTGCATTAGCTAGAATGGTTGCTCATATTACATATCTTTCCGACGAAGCTATGCAAATAAAATTTGGAAGAAAGCATGCAAATATTACTGAATATTTTGACTTTGACGAAAAATTTGAAGTAGAAAATTATTTAGATCACCAAGGATACAAATTTGTAAAAAAATTTGATGCTAATTCATATCTATATTTAAGTAAGGCTATGGATCTATTTGATATTAGCAGAGATTTTAATTCTTTAGAGGACGCTTTAGATAATATAAAGGCAAAAGAAATTTTAATTATGTCATTTACATCTGACTGGTTATTTCCATCTTACCAATCTCAAGAGATGTCAAATATATTAAAAGAAAAAGAAAAAAATGTAGAATATCACGAGATAAATACCTACTCTGGTCATGATTCATTTTTAATTGAATATGACAAGATAAATCCAATTATTGATAATTTTATTAATAAAGATTAA
- a CDS encoding deoxyguanosinetriphosphate triphosphohydrolase, with the protein MNIRTQYEELELKILSKYASKSKDCKGREKEEELCEIRTIYQQDRDRIIHSKSFRRLKHKTQVFISAYAGDHYRTRLTHTLEVSQIARTIARGLRLNEDLTEAIALGHDLGHTPFGHSGESILNKLASFGFKHNEQSLRVVEKLERKGKGLNLSFEVRNGILNHTGDITPQTLEGQIVKIADRMAYINHDIDDAIRAKLLKIDEIPKEYLDILGYKHSDRINTLVKDMIFSSYEKGEIAQSKTIKTAMLGLRSFLFSNFYLKDEIRGKFKKAEKIVELLYDYYMENPNKIEIGFEDGEIERKVVDYISGMTDIYAINKFKEIYLP; encoded by the coding sequence ATGAATATTCGGACTCAATATGAAGAACTAGAATTGAAAATATTATCAAAATACGCTTCAAAATCAAAAGATTGTAAAGGGCGAGAAAAAGAGGAAGAACTTTGCGAAATAAGAACGATCTATCAACAGGATAGAGATAGAATAATTCATTCTAAAAGTTTTAGAAGATTAAAACATAAAACACAAGTTTTTATATCAGCTTATGCAGGAGATCATTATAGAACTAGGCTTACGCATACATTAGAAGTGTCTCAAATAGCACGAACAATAGCAAGAGGGTTAAGGTTAAATGAAGATTTGACAGAAGCGATAGCTTTAGGACATGATTTAGGACATACACCATTTGGACATTCAGGAGAGTCAATTTTAAATAAATTGGCTTCTTTTGGATTTAAACATAATGAACAAAGTTTAAGAGTGGTTGAAAAATTAGAAAGAAAAGGAAAAGGGTTAAATTTGAGTTTTGAAGTTAGAAATGGAATATTAAATCATACAGGAGATATTACTCCTCAAACGTTAGAGGGGCAAATTGTAAAAATTGCAGATAGAATGGCATATATAAATCATGATATAGATGATGCAATAAGGGCAAAGCTATTAAAAATAGATGAAATTCCAAAAGAGTATTTAGATATTTTGGGGTATAAACATAGTGATAGGATAAACACATTGGTAAAAGATATGATATTTAGTAGTTATGAAAAAGGGGAAATAGCACAAAGTAAAACTATAAAAACAGCTATGCTGGGGCTTAGAAGTTTTTTATTTTCAAATTTTTATTTAAAAGATGAAATAAGAGGAAAATTTAAAAAAGCAGAAAAAATCGTAGAGTTATTATATGATTATTATATGGAAAATCCAAATAAAATAGAAATAGGTTTTGAAGATGGAGAAATTGAAAGAAAAGTAGTAGATTATATCTCTGGAATGACAGATATTTATGCGATAAATAAATTTAAAGAGATATATTTACCATAA
- a CDS encoding efflux RND transporter permease subunit yields MKWLSSLSIERPVTTIMLIVTMIALGLVSLVGLPVELMPNLNFPVITVATGYSGVAPQDMEELVTKPIENAIESIEGVKTMTSSSKEGMSHVVVEFEWGTNLDSKSIDIKDKINLIKRMLPSDIDDPIVSKRNIMKNEVAMKLNLSGGNLSDLKKIADDVLKPKFERIPGVGSVDIYGGLDKEILVKVDPYKLESYGLTVDSLINLLRTASVNMPAGNIKEGGKEFLVRILGKAESVNDIKNIVISNKNGNTLYLKDVVDIMLGTEDRDNYNRFNGKESISLNLIKESGGNTVSIADNAKKMMKTLKNELPEGVKLTIGQDKSTYIKDSMSMVRDSALMALVLAAIILFIFLKNIRATLIISTAIPTSIIFTFVLIKYKGISMNLLSLGGLALGVGMLVDNSVIVLENIYRHLTEYKKPVIEAARDGAAEMGLPILASTATTVAVFLPVAFTKGIAGEIFRDFSYTVAFSLLASMIVALTFVPMISSKILKEGRETNKEGKLFVKLKEKYSKWIGIALSNRWKTLGIAVFIFAIVITAGIKFVGLDFFPSTDSGEYTVTATLPTGFDLEKANKIGKKIEKIVKANKYTKKYITQVTKKTIIVDVETPSKDLRKVSIEDISSNIREKMKNIPDITYTVKGSSRGGGGGGAAIQVSIQGDNYVILEKLSNKVKEKIKSLKGIVDVESSFEGGNPEVRIKINREKAEYYGLNISYISSIINSKMAGIVPLKIQSSGQDIKVKLILKKEYRDSIKKLEDILISTRNGETVRLKEIANFEQGEGPTQILREDKRREIIVSANNSGISLGNATKEITKAINGIKFPSGYSYKFGGSQKSMMEAMQSLVVAFLIAIFLVYMILASQFESFILPAIIMISVPFSLVGVYLGLMITGFSLSITVMIGIIMLAGIVVNNAIVLIDYINLLKAREIDRHEAIKKAGKTRLRPILMTTTTTVFGMIPLAMGIGASSDFYQPLAISVIFGLSVSTLLTLIVIPVLYSLFDDFHIWYMKKRGKAE; encoded by the coding sequence ATGAAGTGGTTATCAAGTTTATCAATAGAAAGACCAGTTACAACAATTATGCTGATAGTTACAATGATTGCATTAGGATTAGTATCTTTAGTAGGTTTACCAGTAGAATTAATGCCAAACTTAAATTTCCCAGTAATAACAGTTGCTACAGGGTATTCTGGTGTTGCACCTCAAGATATGGAAGAGTTAGTTACCAAGCCCATAGAAAATGCAATTGAAAGCATAGAAGGTGTTAAAACTATGACTTCTTCTTCGAAAGAAGGGATGTCCCATGTTGTTGTAGAATTTGAGTGGGGAACTAATTTAGATTCGAAATCGATAGATATAAAAGATAAAATAAATTTGATTAAAAGGATGCTTCCAAGTGATATAGATGATCCAATAGTATCTAAGAGGAATATAATGAAGAATGAAGTAGCTATGAAATTAAATTTATCAGGAGGAAATTTATCAGATTTAAAAAAAATAGCTGATGATGTGTTAAAACCTAAATTTGAGAGAATTCCAGGAGTAGGCTCAGTTGATATATATGGTGGATTAGATAAAGAAATATTAGTAAAAGTAGATCCGTACAAATTAGAGAGTTATGGATTAACAGTTGATTCATTGATAAATTTATTAAGGACAGCAAGTGTAAATATGCCAGCTGGAAATATAAAAGAGGGCGGGAAAGAGTTTCTTGTTAGAATTTTAGGAAAAGCGGAATCTGTAAACGATATAAAAAATATTGTTATTTCGAATAAAAATGGTAATACTTTATATTTAAAAGATGTAGTAGATATTATGTTAGGGACAGAAGATAGAGATAACTATAATAGGTTTAATGGTAAAGAATCAATATCTCTAAATTTAATAAAAGAATCTGGTGGGAATACTGTATCAATAGCAGATAACGCAAAGAAAATGATGAAAACTTTAAAAAATGAATTGCCAGAAGGAGTAAAGCTTACAATAGGTCAAGATAAATCTACATATATAAAAGACTCGATGAGTATGGTAAGAGATAGTGCATTAATGGCGCTAGTTTTAGCGGCAATAATTTTATTTATATTTTTAAAAAATATAAGAGCAACATTAATTATATCTACTGCAATACCAACTTCTATAATTTTTACTTTTGTATTAATAAAATATAAAGGTATATCAATGAATTTATTATCCCTTGGTGGATTGGCACTTGGAGTAGGAATGCTTGTAGATAATTCGGTAATTGTACTAGAAAATATATATAGACACTTAACAGAGTATAAAAAGCCAGTAATAGAAGCAGCAAGAGATGGAGCAGCTGAAATGGGGTTGCCAATTTTAGCTTCAACTGCAACAACAGTAGCAGTATTTTTACCAGTAGCATTTACTAAAGGGATAGCAGGAGAAATTTTTAGAGATTTTTCATACACAGTTGCCTTTTCTCTATTAGCATCTATGATAGTAGCATTAACATTTGTGCCTATGATTTCTTCAAAAATATTAAAAGAGGGCAGAGAAACAAATAAAGAAGGAAAATTATTTGTAAAATTAAAAGAAAAATATTCAAAATGGATTGGGATAGCGTTGTCAAATAGATGGAAAACATTAGGAATAGCAGTTTTTATATTTGCAATAGTTATAACTGCAGGGATTAAATTTGTTGGATTAGATTTTTTCCCAAGTACAGATAGTGGAGAATATACAGTTACAGCAACTTTGCCAACAGGATTTGATTTAGAAAAAGCAAATAAGATAGGCAAAAAAATAGAAAAAATAGTAAAAGCAAATAAATATACTAAAAAATATATAACACAAGTAACAAAAAAAACAATAATAGTAGATGTAGAAACACCATCTAAAGATTTGAGAAAAGTGAGTATAGAAGATATAAGTTCAAATATTAGAGAAAAAATGAAAAATATACCTGACATAACTTATACAGTAAAAGGGTCATCCAGAGGTGGTGGCGGAGGTGGAGCTGCGATACAGGTTTCTATACAAGGTGACAATTATGTAATTCTAGAAAAATTGTCAAATAAAGTAAAAGAAAAAATAAAAAGTTTAAAAGGTATTGTAGATGTAGAAAGCTCATTTGAAGGTGGAAATCCAGAAGTGAGAATTAAAATAAACAGAGAAAAAGCAGAATATTATGGATTGAATATAAGTTATATATCTTCTATAATTAATTCGAAAATGGCGGGGATAGTACCTTTAAAAATTCAAAGTAGTGGACAAGATATAAAAGTTAAATTAATATTAAAAAAAGAATATAGAGACTCTATAAAAAAATTAGAAGATATATTAATATCTACCCGAAATGGAGAAACAGTTAGATTAAAGGAGATTGCAAATTTTGAACAAGGAGAAGGACCAACTCAAATACTTAGAGAAGATAAAAGGAGAGAAATAATAGTTTCGGCAAATAATTCAGGAATATCACTAGGAAATGCAACTAAGGAGATTACGAAAGCTATTAATGGTATAAAATTCCCAAGTGGATATTCATATAAGTTTGGTGGAAGTCAAAAAAGTATGATGGAAGCTATGCAAAGTTTAGTAGTAGCATTTTTAATTGCAATATTTCTTGTATATATGATTTTGGCTTCACAATTTGAATCATTTATATTACCGGCAATTATAATGATAAGTGTGCCGTTTTCATTAGTTGGAGTATACTTAGGGCTTATGATAACAGGATTTAGCTTAAGTATAACGGTAATGATAGGAATTATAATGCTAGCAGGAATCGTTGTAAATAATGCTATAGTTTTAATTGATTATATAAATTTATTAAAGGCGAGAGAAATAGATAGACATGAAGCTATAAAAAAAGCGGGTAAAACTAGATTAAGACCAATATTAATGACTACAACAACTACTGTTTTTGGAATGATTCCATTAGCAATGGGAATAGGTGCAAGTTCTGATTTTTATCAACCACTTGCAATATCTGTAATATTCGGATTAAGTGTTTCTACACTTTTAACTTTAATAGTAATACCGGTATTATATTCGCTGTTTGATGATTTTCATATATGGTATATGAAAAAAAGAGGAAAAGCGGAATAA
- a CDS encoding lysophospholipid acyltransferase family protein has product MLRTIYVYTAGILYLIMTFLIQLPIVLFVYYFVSKEKGIKVARKYAKKWGKNLIGSTGCEVEVIMKDKNLKEKIENETIVVVSNHQSNFDIPLLLEYFPKDIGFVAKKEMEHWPILGAWMKMIQCVFLDRSNPREGIKSIKEAVKKIKTGYSIVIFPEGTRSKTGEIMEFKKGSFKLATDSKVKLIPVTIKGTNNIQVKGSMKIQKAKVKIIIDNPIDVKELDRTELKELNVKVKDIIEKNYRGN; this is encoded by the coding sequence ATGTTAAGAACGATATATGTTTATACAGCGGGAATATTATATTTAATTATGACTTTTTTAATACAACTGCCTATAGTTTTGTTTGTATATTATTTCGTTTCGAAAGAAAAAGGGATAAAGGTTGCAAGGAAATATGCAAAAAAATGGGGAAAAAATTTAATAGGGAGTACAGGTTGTGAAGTAGAAGTTATAATGAAAGATAAAAACTTAAAAGAGAAAATAGAAAATGAGACAATTGTAGTAGTCTCAAATCATCAAAGTAATTTTGATATACCGTTATTATTAGAATATTTCCCTAAAGATATTGGGTTTGTAGCAAAAAAAGAGATGGAGCATTGGCCTATATTAGGAGCTTGGATGAAAATGATACAATGTGTATTTTTAGATAGAAGTAATCCAAGAGAAGGAATAAAATCAATAAAAGAAGCAGTGAAAAAAATAAAAACTGGATATTCTATTGTGATTTTTCCAGAAGGAACAAGATCAAAAACTGGTGAAATTATGGAATTTAAAAAAGGTAGTTTTAAATTAGCTACTGATTCTAAAGTGAAATTAATACCTGTTACAATAAAAGGAACGAATAATATTCAAGTAAAAGGAAGTATGAAAATACAAAAGGCAAAAGTAAAAATTATAATAGATAATCCTATTGATGTAAAAGAGTTAGATAGAACAGAACTAAAAGAATTAAATGTAAAAGTAAAAGACATTATAGAAAAAAATTATAGAGGTAATTGA
- a CDS encoding TetR/AcrR family transcriptional regulator: MKITKKELLLNASEKLMSKKGYEKTTVEEITNEAGVAKGTFYIYFKSKEDVLFELLESRLVLYKEQFEKVRDKGVTLYEKILNLTIFNIEIAKKQSDFFMIYVREIFKAEENEFNNKLKKELFKLENSGSKLMIGIFEDAIKKGEIKIKYEERLEDIVSIFNFMRNHIIRKRFFIEKKNLTLEEVESEAKFLIDIYFNGIIEEVQ, encoded by the coding sequence ATGAAAATCACAAAAAAAGAGTTGCTTTTAAATGCATCAGAAAAATTAATGTCAAAGAAAGGTTACGAAAAAACAACGGTGGAAGAGATTACAAATGAAGCTGGAGTAGCAAAAGGTACATTTTATATTTATTTTAAATCAAAAGAAGATGTACTATTTGAATTATTAGAATCAAGATTGGTTTTATACAAAGAACAGTTTGAAAAAGTTAGAGATAAGGGGGTGACGTTATATGAAAAAATATTAAATTTAACTATATTTAATATAGAAATAGCTAAAAAACAAAGTGATTTTTTTATGATTTATGTAAGAGAGATATTTAAAGCGGAAGAAAATGAGTTTAATAATAAATTAAAAAAAGAGTTGTTTAAGTTAGAAAATAGCGGCTCTAAATTAATGATAGGAATATTTGAAGATGCTATAAAAAAAGGGGAAATAAAAATAAAATATGAAGAAAGATTAGAAGATATAGTTTCTATTTTTAATTTTATGAGAAATCATATTATTAGAAAAAGATTTTTTATAGAAAAGAAAAATTTAACTTTAGAAGAGGTGGAAAGTGAAGCTAAATTTTTAATTGATATATATTTTAATGGAATAATTGAGGAGGTGCAGTAA
- a CDS encoding TolC family protein, with translation MKKIFMVLGIVIVSFNTFAMELSVEKAVGMALKKNIEIKKAEIDVENAKLQVKEAIKGSLPKIGYSFIYNKQQDKISMNQLVGGTKFVGNTLTGIPVYSDGTVKNLEIANSDNIYMHTLTLTQPIYNGGLEIAGIKNSKLAENMSKYNLTKKEQDLKVQIIEEYINIIKLKHQKNILENSIKEMKENREKLNEMYKEKMITKTPILDIEYAVINLEGNMIGVENGIEISKEKLKNDIGLDESEDIKVSELSNISVDFDKINLEDDIQKALDKGISVKLIENMTKLQKASEAIQMAGLLPKINFQFKYSSPTGAFKISDSVKLEDWNWSAGVSFNMDVWDWGTNLSKLKRAKNETKKKKYDEENAKENIKLGIKSKYLELKKLKKMLESKNKAMESAKENYQLEKQKFEYSIISTTDLISAENKYRSSEIDVDNTKLDYYLADLKYKNMIDGEVK, from the coding sequence ATGAAAAAAATTTTTATGGTATTAGGAATAGTCATAGTTTCATTTAATACGTTTGCAATGGAATTAAGTGTAGAAAAGGCAGTAGGTATGGCTTTGAAAAAAAATATAGAGATAAAAAAAGCAGAAATCGATGTAGAAAACGCAAAATTACAAGTAAAAGAAGCTATAAAAGGGAGTTTGCCAAAAATAGGATATTCGTTTATTTATAATAAACAGCAAGATAAGATTAGTATGAATCAGCTTGTAGGAGGGACAAAATTTGTAGGGAATACATTAACAGGAATTCCAGTATATTCTGATGGTACTGTTAAAAATTTAGAAATAGCAAATTCAGATAATATCTATATGCATACTTTAACATTAACACAGCCTATTTATAATGGGGGGCTAGAAATAGCAGGTATAAAAAATTCTAAATTAGCAGAAAATATGAGTAAATATAATTTGACAAAAAAAGAACAAGATTTAAAAGTTCAAATAATAGAAGAATATATAAATATAATAAAATTAAAACATCAAAAAAACATTTTAGAAAACTCTATAAAAGAGATGAAAGAAAACAGAGAAAAATTAAATGAAATGTATAAAGAAAAAATGATAACAAAAACTCCAATATTAGATATTGAGTATGCTGTTATAAATTTAGAAGGGAATATGATAGGTGTAGAAAATGGGATAGAAATTTCTAAAGAGAAATTAAAAAATGATATTGGATTAGATGAGAGTGAAGATATTAAAGTTAGTGAATTATCAAATATATCAGTTGATTTTGATAAAATAAATTTAGAGGATGATATACAAAAAGCACTAGACAAAGGAATATCAGTAAAATTAATAGAAAATATGACAAAGCTTCAAAAAGCAAGTGAAGCTATACAAATGGCAGGGTTGTTACCTAAAATTAATTTTCAATTTAAATATAGTTCTCCAACTGGAGCTTTTAAAATAAGTGATTCTGTAAAATTAGAAGACTGGAATTGGAGTGCTGGAGTTTCATTTAATATGGATGTTTGGGATTGGGGTACAAATCTTAGTAAATTAAAAAGAGCTAAAAATGAAACTAAAAAGAAAAAATATGATGAAGAAAATGCAAAAGAAAATATAAAACTAGGAATAAAAAGTAAGTATCTTGAATTGAAAAAATTAAAAAAAATGTTAGAATCGAAAAATAAAGCAATGGAAAGTGCAAAAGAGAATTATCAATTGGAAAAACAAAAATTTGAATATAGTATTATATCAACTACAGATTTAATATCAGCAGAAAATAAATATAGAAGTTCAGAAATAGATGTAGATAATACAAAATTAGATTATTATTTAGCAGATTTAAAATATAAAAATATGATAGATGGGGAGGTAAAATAG
- a CDS encoding HD-GYP domain-containing protein, which produces MKTLNIDNVEKGMDIGESIFDDKGKLLIKSGTTLTDRIIKKLKLENKKTIKILEEGEKGAEETDSVGMSFLNGLKNRYGSIKNIKDNKNSSKEKKNSLKNKTSLVSNKRGSTDKNKKAPIVSIIRKDTKVSEDEVKILNEFLKELKKDLKKIVLEIKEEGTIIKFNLNEKILKIFNNIITKKTVLKALKNLKKYDEYLYLHAIYVSLVSMVTGEKLGYDIRILQSIGIAGLFLDTGMSSVPKEIINKKALLKPEEREIVNKHPAKSYAILSKVSIATEIAKEIVLNHHERVDGTGYPKKKNKEKLSEYVKLVTIIDVYHALRSDRPYHKAKNSKEAFFTIFMYKGKQFDADILAELVKLQGGN; this is translated from the coding sequence ATGAAAACTTTAAATATAGATAATGTAGAAAAAGGGATGGATATAGGAGAGAGCATTTTTGATGATAAAGGGAAATTACTTATAAAATCAGGGACTACATTAACAGATAGAATAATAAAAAAATTAAAATTAGAAAATAAAAAAACTATTAAAATACTTGAAGAAGGAGAAAAGGGGGCTGAAGAAACTGATTCTGTAGGTATGAGTTTTTTAAATGGATTAAAAAATAGATATGGAAGTATAAAAAATATAAAAGATAATAAGAACTCTAGTAAAGAGAAAAAAAACAGTTTAAAAAATAAAACTTCATTAGTTAGTAATAAAAGAGGGTCAACTGATAAAAATAAAAAAGCTCCAATAGTTTCAATTATAAGAAAAGATACAAAAGTATCAGAAGATGAAGTTAAAATTTTAAATGAATTTTTAAAAGAGTTGAAAAAAGATTTAAAAAAAATAGTTTTAGAGATAAAAGAAGAAGGAACAATAATTAAATTTAATTTAAATGAAAAAATATTAAAAATATTTAATAATATTATTACTAAAAAAACTGTTTTAAAAGCTCTTAAAAATTTAAAAAAATATGATGAATACTTATATTTACATGCCATATATGTATCATTAGTATCAATGGTTACAGGGGAAAAACTAGGGTATGATATTAGAATATTACAATCAATAGGAATAGCAGGATTGTTTTTAGATACAGGGATGTCTTCTGTTCCAAAAGAGATAATTAATAAAAAAGCACTACTAAAGCCAGAGGAAAGAGAAATTGTAAATAAACATCCAGCTAAATCTTATGCAATATTATCTAAAGTTTCAATAGCTACAGAAATTGCAAAAGAAATTGTTCTAAATCATCATGAAAGAGTTGATGGAACAGGGTATCCTAAGAAAAAAAATAAAGAGAAATTGTCTGAATATGTAAAATTGGTAACAATAATAGATGTTTATCACGCTTTGAGATCGGATAGACCATATCATAAAGCTAAAAATAGTAAAGAAGCTTTTTTTACAATATTTATGTATAAAGGAAAACAATTTGATGCAGATATATTAGCAGAATTAGTAAAATTACAAGGAGGAAATTAA